The following proteins are encoded in a genomic region of bacterium:
- a CDS encoding beta-galactosidase, whose translation MSDWKLYDHRSVESIIDELGGVPCPEHPRPDRVRPDWLNLNGVWEFAFDPDDAGSFDKPLDGRIVVPFCPESVLSGVYDEELHTICRYARTFDLPDNMIGKRVLLHFGAVDHECDVWLNGVHLGKHTGGYDSFAFDITDIIKPTGNRLALRVYDNPADIKQRGKQSPARCPEGTRYMRTTGIWQTVWLEAVGGTYIKDLLLHDDIKTGKLAIKAEIDGPAKDLTLTAIAYFGGKEVVRQSSRSNELTLTIPNHRLWSPESPNLYELSLSLSSPDGSEVDSVETYFGFRSTYTKDGEIYLNDKVFFLISALDQGYYPDGLYTPPTDDALRADVEWAKKYGLNNVRKHQIIAEPRFHYWCDKLGLTIWEEMPDWGTEPDFCTDSDQHLREWTACMKRDINHPCIIAWVPKNEQHKWDEDDANSVKLKFYETSKSVDPTRPVVDNSGYCHTITDMVDLHIRPLHGEDWHMWFERWRKSIRQTGDFQAYENRPTYCKGYKYRGEPLVISETGNWWIEGYLPMGKWRVHGAGPAANLDEYMALYKQFFLELMSEPECAGFSFVQLYDVEGEVNGYLTYDRKAKVSPEFIADVHAQGLKLRESLK comes from the coding sequence TTGTCTGACTGGAAATTGTATGACCACAGATCGGTTGAGTCCATTATAGATGAACTCGGCGGTGTTCCGTGTCCTGAGCATCCCAGGCCCGATCGCGTAAGGCCAGACTGGCTCAATCTAAATGGTGTATGGGAGTTTGCATTCGACCCTGATGATGCGGGTTCATTCGACAAACCGCTCGATGGCAGGATAGTTGTGCCTTTTTGCCCGGAGAGCGTGCTCAGCGGGGTGTATGATGAGGAACTGCACACAATCTGCCGGTATGCCCGCACATTCGATCTGCCGGATAATATGATCGGAAAGCGTGTGCTGCTTCATTTTGGCGCGGTCGACCATGAGTGCGATGTCTGGCTCAACGGCGTCCATCTGGGCAAGCATACCGGCGGGTATGACTCATTTGCATTCGATATCACCGATATAATAAAGCCGACCGGCAATCGCCTCGCCCTGAGAGTCTATGACAATCCTGCGGACATAAAGCAGCGGGGCAAGCAGTCTCCCGCGAGGTGCCCCGAGGGAACCCGATACATGCGGACTACGGGTATCTGGCAGACTGTGTGGTTGGAAGCAGTCGGCGGCACATATATCAAAGACTTGCTGCTGCATGATGATATCAAGACCGGCAAGCTAGCGATCAAAGCTGAGATAGACGGTCCGGCAAAAGACTTGACCCTTACCGCGATCGCATATTTTGGCGGAAAAGAAGTTGTGCGGCAGTCATCCAGGTCAAATGAACTGACACTGACCATTCCGAACCACCGTTTATGGTCGCCTGAAAGCCCGAACCTCTATGAGCTTAGTTTGAGTCTGAGTAGTCCTGACGGCAGTGAGGTCGATTCGGTAGAGACATACTTCGGCTTCCGCAGCACATATACCAAAGACGGCGAGATATATCTCAATGACAAGGTGTTTTTCCTCATATCTGCTCTCGACCAGGGCTATTACCCGGATGGGCTGTATACACCTCCAACTGATGATGCACTGCGCGCTGATGTTGAGTGGGCAAAGAAATACGGCCTCAATAACGTGCGCAAGCACCAGATAATTGCTGAGCCTCGGTTCCATTATTGGTGCGACAAGCTGGGCCTGACCATTTGGGAAGAGATGCCCGATTGGGGCACAGAGCCGGACTTTTGCACTGATTCCGACCAGCACCTGCGCGAATGGACGGCATGTATGAAGAGGGATATCAACCATCCGTGTATAATCGCCTGGGTCCCCAAGAATGAGCAGCACAAGTGGGATGAAGATGATGCTAACTCCGTCAAGTTGAAATTTTATGAGACTTCCAAGTCTGTCGACCCGACCCGACCGGTTGTCGATAACAGCGGTTACTGCCACACCATCACAGATATGGTCGACCTGCACATAAGGCCGCTGCATGGCGAGGACTGGCACATGTGGTTTGAGAGGTGGCGCAAGTCGATAAGGCAGACCGGTGACTTTCAGGCATATGAAAACAGACCCACATACTGCAAGGGCTATAAATATCGCGGCGAGCCGTTGGTGATAAGCGAGACCGGCAACTGGTGGATCGAGGGCTACTTGCCGATGGGCAAGTGGCGGGTGCATGGTGCAGGTCCTGCCGCCAATCTCGATGAATATATGGCGTTGTATAAGCAGTTCTTTCTGGAACTGATGTCGGAACCGGAGTGCGCCGGTTTCTCATTTGTGCAGCTATATGACGTTGAGGGCGAGGTCAATGGTTATCTGACATATGATCGCAAGGCAAAGGTGTCGCCAGAGTTCATAGCAGATGTCCATGCTCAGGGTCTCAAGCTGCGCGAATCACTTAAGTAG
- a CDS encoding DUF5666 domain-containing protein, translating into MYSMKIAALLLVGMAMAAMSVGALANGEDCNIKEVVGQTWLATGTVTDVDGQTFYMQGKDNNSYKIDTHKAEIMIGEVKVEHYLLKAGDTVRVYGTVGDGCKINASRVRIFTAEELSSGVLPEGAGPAKEVKIIIEKDTEPGCAPCGNQWRGRGLITYIDYLAKRLKVQTPAGHYTIDIGNVPLIYGATIIGLAQLNQGDAVKISGNIVGVNEVQAQTIRVTRSRSEAENSLPLTPASVAGLIEQVDYPSFTFRMRTENSELVISVDEDTVIQRQLTRISMLDLKPGMRVKMTGYGSPGTGYAAQHIQIISAP; encoded by the coding sequence ATGTATAGTATGAAGATTGCTGCATTACTGTTAGTCGGCATGGCTATGGCAGCCATGTCCGTTGGCGCTCTCGCAAACGGCGAGGACTGCAACATCAAAGAAGTCGTCGGTCAAACGTGGCTGGCTACCGGCACAGTAACGGATGTAGACGGCCAGACGTTCTATATGCAAGGCAAGGACAACAATTCATACAAAATTGACACGCATAAAGCGGAGATAATGATAGGGGAAGTGAAAGTCGAGCATTATTTGCTCAAGGCCGGCGACACGGTGAGGGTCTATGGCACGGTCGGTGACGGGTGTAAGATCAATGCGTCCCGTGTGAGGATTTTCACGGCTGAGGAACTGTCGTCAGGTGTGCTGCCTGAGGGAGCAGGACCCGCAAAAGAGGTCAAAATAATAATTGAAAAGGATACCGAGCCTGGTTGTGCTCCGTGTGGTAACCAGTGGCGCGGCAGGGGATTGATTACCTATATAGACTATTTGGCAAAACGCCTCAAGGTGCAGACACCAGCCGGACACTATACGATAGATATAGGGAACGTGCCTTTGATATATGGTGCGACCATAATCGGCCTGGCTCAGTTGAACCAGGGCGACGCCGTGAAGATATCTGGAAACATTGTCGGAGTAAACGAGGTCCAGGCGCAGACTATTCGCGTAACACGCAGCAGAAGCGAGGCCGAAAACTCGCTTCCTCTGACACCGGCGAGTGTGGCCGGATTGATCGAGCAGGTCGATTATCCGTCATTCACATTCAGGATGCGCACGGAGAACTCCGAGCTGGTGATCTCTGTAGATGAAGACACGGTGATCCAGCGTCAGCTCACACGAATATCCATGCTCGACTTGAAACCCGGCATGAGGGTCAAGATGACCGGATACGGCAGTCCCGGCACGGGTTACGCTGCCCAGCATATCCAGATAATAAGCGCGCCGTAA
- a CDS encoding beta-galactosidase — protein sequence MSDWKLYDHRSIKSIIDEYGDIPRPEHPRPDRVRANWLNLNGVWDFAFDPDDTGSPDKPLDGNIVVPFCPESVLSGVYDEDLHTICRYARSFDLPDNMIGKRVLLHFGAVDHECDVWLNGRHLGQHEGGYDSFSFDITDIVKPADNRLYLRVHDDPSESKPKGKQSAERYPHGCIYMRTTGIWQTVWLEAVGDTYIKDWRLIDNPDNGELTISAEIDGSGTGLSLTASAYLDGKEASHKTAKVEHGKAGLSISVPDARLWSNDDPNLYDLHLSLTSADGVEVDSVDTYFGFRKIDIKDGQVYLNDKPFFIISALDQGFYPDGLYTPPTDDALRADVEWAKKYGLNHVRKHQIVAEPRFHYWCDKLGLTIWEEMADWGADIVSNIDGFLREWTACIKRDINHPCIIGWVPSNERKEPTSDAMNQAKVKLYEATKALDSTRSVVDNSGYCHTKTDIVDLHVNPKDGADCRRWWNDWRKFIAETENFQAYENIPTYCDGFKHQGQPVVISETGNWWIKDHMPIGQWKPCGYDPADNVEAYIALYRDFFIAMMAEPLCAGFSYVQLYDVEGEVNGYLTYDRKPKVAADVIAEIHATGLKPRK from the coding sequence TTGTCAGACTGGAAACTATATGATCACAGATCAATCAAGTCGATTATAGATGAGTATGGCGACATACCGCGTCCCGAACATCCCAGGCCGGATCGTGTGAGGGCGAACTGGCTCAACCTAAACGGCGTCTGGGATTTTGCTTTCGATCCTGATGACACCGGTTCACCCGATAAACCGCTTGATGGCAATATCGTGGTTCCTTTTTGCCCGGAGAGCGTGCTCAGCGGCGTATATGACGAAGATTTGCACACAATCTGCCGTTACGCGCGGTCTTTCGATCTGCCGGATAATATGATCGGAAAGCGTGTGCTGCTTCATTTTGGCGCAGTCGACCATGAGTGCGACGTCTGGCTCAATGGCCGTCATCTCGGCCAACATGAAGGCGGATATGATTCTTTCTCGTTCGATATTACTGACATTGTGAAGCCGGCAGACAATCGTCTTTATCTGCGTGTTCATGATGATCCGAGTGAATCCAAGCCCAAGGGCAAGCAGTCTGCAGAGAGATATCCACATGGCTGCATATATATGCGGACTACGGGTATATGGCAGACAGTGTGGCTCGAGGCGGTCGGCGACACATATATCAAAGACTGGCGTCTGATCGATAATCCCGATAATGGCGAACTAACGATCAGCGCCGAGATCGACGGCAGCGGCACAGGCTTGAGCCTGACTGCATCGGCGTATTTAGACGGCAAAGAAGCATCACACAAAACCGCGAAAGTCGAGCATGGCAAAGCCGGGTTGTCTATAAGTGTGCCGGATGCGCGGTTATGGTCCAATGATGATCCCAACCTGTATGACCTTCACCTGAGCCTGACTTCTGCTGACGGCGTCGAAGTAGATAGTGTGGACACATACTTCGGCTTCCGAAAAATAGACATCAAGGACGGCCAGGTATATCTCAATGACAAGCCGTTCTTTATAATTTCCGCCCTGGATCAGGGTTTTTATCCCGACGGCCTCTACACCCCTCCAACGGATGATGCACTTCGAGCGGATGTTGAATGGGCAAAGAAATACGGCCTCAATCATGTTCGCAAGCACCAGATCGTGGCAGAACCCAGATTCCATTACTGGTGCGACAAGCTGGGGCTGACTATTTGGGAGGAGATGGCAGACTGGGGCGCGGATATCGTTTCAAATATAGACGGTTTTTTGCGTGAATGGACGGCATGTATCAAGCGCGACATCAACCACCCATGCATAATAGGCTGGGTCCCGTCAAATGAGCGCAAAGAGCCTACGAGTGACGCGATGAACCAGGCTAAAGTCAAGCTCTATGAGGCCACAAAGGCGCTCGATTCGACCAGATCGGTAGTCGACAACAGCGGTTATTGCCACACCAAGACCGATATCGTCGATCTGCATGTGAACCCCAAAGACGGCGCAGACTGCCGCAGGTGGTGGAACGACTGGCGCAAGTTTATTGCTGAGACGGAAAATTTCCAGGCATATGAGAACATTCCGACCTATTGTGATGGGTTCAAGCACCAAGGCCAGCCCGTCGTAATCAGCGAAACAGGCAACTGGTGGATCAAGGATCATATGCCTATAGGCCAGTGGAAGCCATGTGGCTATGATCCGGCTGATAATGTCGAGGCTTATATAGCGCTCTACAGAGACTTTTTCATCGCGATGATGGCTGAGCCGCTGTGCGCCGGGTTCTCATATGTGCAGTTATACGATGTGGAGGGCGAGGTAAACGGTTATCTGACATATGATCGCAAACCTAAGGTCGCTGCCGATGTTATTGCCGAAATCCACGCAACGGGGTTGAAACCACGCAAATAA
- the nifU gene encoding Fe-S cluster assembly scaffold protein NifU, with translation MNQGYSNKVMEHFANPHNVGEIPDADGIGKVGNPVCGDIMNMYIKVKDNVITDVKFKTFGCGAAIATSSMATDLIKGKTLDEALKLTNDAVAEALGGLPKIKMHCSVLAEQAVRRAIDDYLVKTTGKGLELKADEDLHHEAVEA, from the coding sequence ATGAACCAGGGCTATAGCAACAAAGTAATGGAGCATTTTGCCAACCCGCATAATGTGGGCGAGATTCCAGATGCGGACGGCATCGGAAAAGTCGGAAACCCCGTGTGCGGAGATATTATGAACATGTATATCAAGGTCAAGGACAACGTCATAACAGACGTCAAGTTCAAGACATTCGGCTGTGGAGCGGCTATCGCCACCAGTTCCATGGCCACCGACCTCATAAAGGGCAAGACACTGGATGAAGCACTCAAGCTCACAAATGATGCAGTGGCTGAAGCTCTGGGTGGCCTGCCCAAGATTAAGATGCACTGCTCAGTGCTGGCTGAACAGGCCGTGCGAAGGGCAATTGATGACTACCTGGTCAAGACGACCGGCAAAGGACTCGAACTCAAAGCGGACGAGGACCTCCATCACGAAGCGGTGGAAGCATAA
- a CDS encoding MarR family transcriptional regulator, with the protein MAAEQKSINRDSAQYAEIIAEVFVETVQKAASDAMYCMHCGEEITRSLMECLQYVFLHGASPIRKIADGLEVSLSAASQLVDRLVKKELVTRSEDETDRRLTSIELTDAGRAVVEEMRQRRSKWFDTVLVSMPEKKRLAFIEGLESFLKSSLAEVDNIDRACVKCGMEHVSFCVINKLKTQRSI; encoded by the coding sequence ATGGCGGCTGAGCAAAAATCAATAAACAGAGACTCGGCTCAATATGCAGAAATAATCGCTGAAGTTTTTGTGGAAACGGTCCAGAAGGCGGCGTCGGACGCAATGTATTGCATGCACTGCGGCGAAGAGATCACCCGTTCGCTGATGGAATGTCTGCAATATGTATTTCTGCACGGCGCATCACCAATACGTAAGATTGCAGACGGGCTTGAAGTGAGCCTGTCGGCGGCCAGCCAACTTGTTGACCGGCTAGTCAAAAAGGAACTGGTCACCAGAAGTGAAGATGAGACTGACCGCAGGCTGACCAGCATAGAACTGACTGATGCCGGTCGCGCAGTGGTCGAAGAGATGCGGCAGCGTCGGTCGAAGTGGTTTGATACAGTATTAGTGAGCATGCCGGAAAAGAAGAGACTCGCATTCATCGAAGGACTTGAGAGTTTTCTTAAGTCGTCGCTGGCGGAGGTTGATAACATCGACCGCGCATGTGTTAAATGCGGCATGGAACACGTCTCATTTTGCGTGATAAATAAACTCAAAACGCAGCGTTCGATTTAG
- a CDS encoding PAS domain S-box protein, with translation MSGSSDKPRRWESLRKKVIGLGEESIRKSYYSELQKRLRELQESETRFRAIYNSVNDVIIVHDPITSEILDANQRMFDVLGYTHDEVVGLYPGNLSSGEEPYTQDHAIELMKAAISGEFQTFEWHMRHKSGQLFWMEWNFRLAEIGGKERLLAVGRDITVRKQVEEERRSLEQSLEEQKRRFYRQTILSVTEGKLEICDAEDVKPYIHSALASLDVYEAVDVSNARHKVEYIIRSYGLDEESLHPLIVAVGEVITNAFKHALYGRVYVGRTDNEVWVAVADHGPGIESLVLPSAVLRRGFSTKPSLGMGYSIMLDACDRILLKTGSDGTTVVLIKNMVQRVPKLSEIPDTWETIPASV, from the coding sequence ATGAGCGGATCTTCTGATAAACCGCGTAGATGGGAATCACTGCGAAAAAAAGTTATCGGCCTGGGAGAGGAGTCGATAAGAAAGAGCTATTACTCTGAGCTTCAAAAGCGCTTGCGCGAGTTGCAAGAGAGCGAGACTCGGTTCCGGGCAATTTACAACTCAGTCAACGATGTAATCATTGTGCATGATCCAATCACCAGCGAAATCCTTGACGCCAACCAGCGTATGTTTGACGTTCTGGGTTATACTCACGATGAGGTTGTAGGTCTGTATCCAGGCAATTTGAGTTCTGGTGAAGAACCGTATACACAAGATCATGCCATTGAACTAATGAAAGCTGCCATTTCTGGTGAATTTCAGACATTCGAATGGCATATGAGGCACAAGTCCGGGCAGTTATTTTGGATGGAATGGAATTTTCGCTTGGCTGAAATTGGCGGCAAGGAGCGTCTGCTGGCTGTCGGACGTGACATAACAGTGCGAAAGCAGGTGGAAGAAGAAAGACGCTCGCTAGAACAGAGCTTGGAAGAACAGAAACGCAGATTCTATCGTCAGACCATTCTGAGCGTAACCGAGGGTAAACTTGAAATTTGCGATGCAGAAGATGTCAAACCATACATTCATAGCGCTCTAGCAAGCCTGGACGTGTATGAAGCAGTGGACGTTTCCAATGCGCGGCATAAGGTGGAGTATATTATTCGCAGTTATGGCCTCGATGAAGAGTCTCTGCATCCACTGATTGTTGCAGTAGGTGAGGTCATCACCAATGCATTCAAACATGCATTATATGGCAGGGTATACGTAGGCAGGACGGATAATGAAGTATGGGTGGCGGTTGCGGACCATGGCCCCGGCATAGAGTCTCTCGTTTTGCCCAGCGCAGTGTTGCGGCGTGGATTTTCGACCAAACCCTCGCTTGGCATGGGATATTCAATAATGCTTGATGCATGCGACCGCATACTGCTCAAAACCGGGTCGGACGGCACCACAGTTGTGCTGATCAAAAATATGGTGCAGAGAGTGCCAAAACTGTCTGAAATTCCAGATACATGGGAAACAATTCCCGCCTCTGTCTAG
- a CDS encoding iron-containing alcohol dehydrogenase yields MLSGGILELRKFVAPECVFGADARNLAAKYAVNLGARKVMIVTDPGVDVAGWTGDIVTGLQSVGLPYVIFENVSSNPRDNEVMSGTEVYLNEGCNSLIAVGGGSPIDCAKGIGIVSTNNRNILKFEGVDEVHIPIPPLICVPTTGGSSADVSQFAIITDTTRHVKIAIVSKAIVPDVSLVDPVTLTTLSSELTADTGFDALTHAFEAYVSNAQSAITDLFALEAVRLIHRYLPSTITDPLNVELRGWVSIACLNAGFAFSNAGLGLAHAMSHSLGGVLDIAHGLSNAILLPQVISFNFPSVVGRYRAIGEAMDLDMAGKRDDEILASLVDELARFKELLGIKDDLSQLAMDRNMIGGLAKKAMQDPDVATNPRQPSRRDIEEIYERIF; encoded by the coding sequence ATGCTTAGTGGCGGAATACTGGAACTGCGCAAATTCGTCGCTCCTGAATGTGTCTTTGGCGCTGATGCACGGAATTTGGCCGCCAAATACGCTGTCAATTTGGGAGCGCGCAAAGTCATGATCGTAACTGACCCCGGTGTGGATGTAGCCGGGTGGACAGGTGACATCGTGACAGGTTTGCAATCTGTTGGGCTGCCTTACGTGATCTTTGAGAATGTATCATCAAATCCCCGGGATAATGAGGTAATGTCAGGCACCGAGGTTTACCTGAATGAGGGATGCAATTCTTTGATAGCTGTGGGTGGTGGAAGCCCGATTGACTGTGCCAAAGGGATAGGGATTGTCAGCACCAATAACCGAAACATTCTGAAGTTTGAGGGTGTCGATGAGGTCCACATTCCCATACCGCCTCTGATATGTGTGCCCACAACAGGAGGCAGTTCGGCAGATGTTTCTCAGTTTGCAATAATCACGGATACAACCAGACATGTAAAAATTGCAATTGTCAGCAAAGCCATAGTGCCCGATGTTTCCCTTGTCGATCCGGTCACTCTGACGACGCTGTCGTCAGAACTGACAGCAGACACCGGTTTCGACGCCCTCACACATGCGTTTGAAGCGTATGTCTCAAACGCTCAATCGGCGATCACCGATCTTTTTGCGCTTGAGGCTGTTCGTTTGATACACAGATATCTTCCATCCACCATTACAGATCCACTCAATGTTGAACTAAGAGGCTGGGTGTCCATTGCATGCCTGAATGCAGGTTTCGCTTTTTCAAATGCCGGTCTTGGATTGGCACATGCTATGTCCCACAGCCTTGGGGGTGTGCTGGACATTGCACATGGTTTGTCCAATGCAATTTTGCTCCCCCAGGTTATTTCGTTCAACTTCCCATCTGTTGTCGGTAGATATCGGGCTATCGGTGAGGCAATGGATTTGGATATGGCAGGCAAGAGAGATGATGAGATACTAGCCAGCCTGGTTGATGAGTTAGCGCGTTTCAAGGAATTACTTGGCATCAAAGATGATCTCAGTCAGCTTGCTATGGATCGCAACATGATCGGTGGACTCGCCAAAAAAGCGATGCAGGACCCGGATGTTGCAACAAACCCCAGACAACCTAGTCGGCGAGATATTGAGGAGATTTATGAGCGGATCTTCTGA
- a CDS encoding NAD(P)H-binding protein, producing MSSELNAVTGAFGFSGRYITERLLAKGISVVSLTGHPERSHNFGDRVTSKPFSFDDPTELAKSLQGVTTLYNTYWIRFERDNITFDKAVANSCVLIDAAKSAGVRRIVHISITNPSVDSPLPYYSGKALVEETIVESGLSYAILRPNVLFGDQGILINNIAWFLRHLPMFGVPGSGEYKIQSIFVEDLADLAVEWGGRGENTIFDAVGPEVYTFDNLIRLIKDVINSRAIVIHIPPIFALAATQIIGTLVHDVVLTPEEVNGLLANLLVSKNEPTGHTSLAGWIESNREWLGKEYFSEVKKHFQ from the coding sequence ATGAGCAGTGAACTCAACGCTGTTACAGGCGCATTCGGCTTCAGCGGTCGATATATAACCGAGCGTCTGCTTGCGAAGGGCATTAGTGTTGTCAGTCTCACAGGCCATCCTGAACGTTCTCATAACTTTGGTGACAGGGTCACATCAAAGCCTTTCAGTTTTGATGATCCAACTGAGCTTGCCAAAAGTCTGCAAGGCGTAACTACACTATATAACACCTATTGGATTCGTTTCGAGCGCGATAACATCACCTTTGATAAAGCCGTGGCAAACTCATGCGTTCTGATAGATGCTGCGAAGAGTGCAGGTGTGCGCAGGATTGTCCACATCAGCATTACGAACCCATCGGTGGACTCTCCCCTGCCATATTACAGCGGTAAAGCACTTGTGGAGGAGACGATTGTCGAAAGTGGGTTATCCTATGCGATCTTGAGACCCAATGTCCTTTTTGGAGACCAGGGAATATTGATCAACAACATTGCTTGGTTTCTCCGGCACCTGCCTATGTTCGGTGTTCCAGGTTCTGGTGAATACAAGATACAGTCGATCTTTGTTGAAGACCTTGCCGACCTGGCTGTAGAGTGGGGAGGCAGGGGTGAGAATACGATATTTGATGCTGTCGGCCCGGAAGTATATACATTTGATAACCTAATTCGGCTAATCAAGGATGTCATTAACAGCAGAGCAATTGTAATACATATACCGCCCATATTTGCGTTGGCTGCCACTCAGATTATTGGCACGCTTGTGCATGACGTGGTGCTGACTCCTGAGGAGGTGAATGGTCTGCTCGCGAACCTGCTTGTGTCCAAAAATGAGCCTACCGGCCATACAAGCCTCGCAGGATGGATTGAATCAAATCGAGAATGGCTGGGGAAGGAATACTTTTCAGAAGTCAAGAAACACTTCCAGTAG
- a CDS encoding SUMF1/EgtB/PvdO family nonheme iron enzyme, with protein MKCMFVVTAVLSLLALSIATCAAITIDTVTVGDPENEADPLTGYGSVPYTYKIDKYEVTAGEYCAFLNAVAKDDTHGLYNLDMWSSNYGCKIQQIGDAGNYSYSIALGWENRPVNYVSYWDACRFANWLHNGQPTGEQDETTTEDGAYTLNDYTDSDGRDIQRNTDWKWAVTNENEWYKAAYYKGGIDAGYWLFPTQSNTPPSNQLIDPDPGNNATYYDNGYTIGNPYYRTEAGAHENSESAYGTFDQGGNVTEWNEAVIYIGEDVAARGRRGGSYGGSVDFLRSSFRAVDNPTYEDYYVGFRVTQPVFPYAVPEFPAALLATLGGLSGVVWLRLRKS; from the coding sequence ATGAAATGCATGTTTGTAGTAACGGCTGTTCTTTCGCTACTGGCTTTAAGCATCGCCACTTGTGCCGCCATTACCATTGATACCGTAACTGTCGGCGACCCGGAAAACGAAGCGGACCCGCTTACCGGATACGGCAGTGTGCCCTACACCTACAAAATCGACAAATATGAAGTTACCGCCGGAGAGTATTGCGCTTTCCTCAACGCAGTGGCAAAGGACGATACACATGGACTGTATAACCTCGATATGTGGAGCAGCAACTATGGCTGCAAGATACAGCAGATCGGTGATGCAGGCAACTACAGTTACAGCATAGCATTAGGATGGGAAAATAGACCTGTTAACTATGTGAGTTATTGGGATGCGTGCCGTTTCGCCAACTGGCTCCATAACGGCCAGCCAACCGGCGAGCAGGACGAAACGACCACCGAAGACGGGGCGTACACGCTCAACGACTACACCGATTCCGACGGCCGCGACATTCAAAGAAATACAGATTGGAAATGGGCGGTCACAAATGAAAATGAATGGTATAAAGCAGCATATTATAAGGGCGGGATAGATGCCGGTTACTGGCTCTTCCCGACACAGAGCAATACTCCGCCTTCCAACCAACTGATCGACCCTGACCCTGGCAACAATGCTACATATTACGACAACGGCTATACCATAGGGAATCCGTATTACAGAACAGAGGCAGGTGCTCATGAGAATTCTGAAAGCGCCTACGGAACATTCGACCAGGGCGGAAACGTGACAGAGTGGAATGAAGCCGTTATTTATATTGGCGAAGATGTGGCTGCCCGTGGTCGACGCGGTGGTTCGTATGGAGGCAGCGTCGATTTCCTTAGATCTTCATTCCGCGCGGTCGATAATCCGACATATGAAGATTATTACGTTGGGTTCCGCGTCACTCAACCAGTATTCCCATATGCCGTACCGGAGTTTCCAGCAGCATTGCTTGCCACGCTTGGTGGTTTGTCAGGGGTTGTTTGGCTGAGATTGCGCAAATCATAG
- a CDS encoding NifU family protein, with protein sequence MRAKVQATLEQIRPSLQADGGDVELIDVEGTVAKVRLQGACHGCPMAAMTLQMGIERVVKSQVPEITAVENVTED encoded by the coding sequence CTGCGCGCAAAGGTGCAGGCTACACTGGAACAGATCAGACCGTCACTGCAGGCTGACGGCGGCGATGTGGAACTTATAGATGTGGAAGGGACTGTGGCAAAAGTTAGATTACAGGGAGCATGTCACGGATGCCCAATGGCTGCAATGACACTTCAGATGGGAATCGAAAGAGTGGTAAAGAGCCAGGTTCCTGAGATTACTGCTGTCGAGAACGTAACTGAGGATTAG
- a CDS encoding YjbH domain-containing protein, which translates to MLNSKMLALIAIAAMAMMSLASGLAAAPAYPGYTGLIFTPTADTLNMGGVNFGASYLSSDDIDTSYFSANIGIINGFEVGAALLDPDEGDNDTILNAKYSVLKETFATPGIAFGVSDLTDEIDVTPYVVVTKTLDIPKLTLHQIKGSIGFGDGTLDGVFAGLSAVISDNLTLMTEYDTDNLNIGLQFAAAGGFRAHVDLIDGDDIGFGLNFNKGF; encoded by the coding sequence ATGTTAAACTCAAAGATGCTTGCATTGATTGCAATAGCGGCCATGGCGATGATGTCTCTGGCAAGTGGGCTTGCTGCGGCGCCGGCTTATCCCGGCTACACAGGGCTTATTTTCACACCTACAGCCGATACACTCAACATGGGAGGTGTGAACTTCGGAGCGTCATATTTGAGCAGTGATGACATCGACACATCCTATTTTTCAGCCAACATAGGGATCATCAATGGTTTTGAAGTGGGCGCAGCGCTTTTGGACCCGGACGAAGGTGATAATGATACCATCCTGAATGCAAAGTATTCTGTCCTAAAGGAGACGTTCGCCACACCTGGAATTGCCTTTGGTGTCAGTGATCTGACGGATGAGATCGATGTCACACCGTATGTGGTTGTCACTAAGACTCTGGACATTCCCAAACTCACTCTGCACCAGATCAAGGGAAGCATTGGTTTTGGTGACGGTACGCTTGATGGTGTGTTTGCCGGTTTGTCCGCAGTCATCAGCGACAATCTCACCCTGATGACCGAGTATGACACAGACAACCTCAACATCGGCCTTCAGTTTGCAGCAGCCGGTGGATTCAGGGCACATGTAGACCTCATTGATGGTGATGACATCGGTTTCGGTCTGAACTTCAACAAAGGATTCTGA